From one Caldithrix abyssi DSM 13497 genomic stretch:
- a CDS encoding Omp28-related outer membrane protein — protein MKLFYFCIMFCLVILQLLSAQTQRIVLLEEATNASCAPCATYNPILQKFYASHFGGVVSVRYHAWWPGSNDPMYVSAATDCRTRINYYGINAVPTYVLDGTPHGVPSDYEAMVARMEERLKIPAPLKINIRTNISEDSLTAKIKLIILEDVSATDLYLRVAVTQRMVSYPSPPGSNGEKDFPEVLRKMLPNATGISLAPLSMGDTLNFEVATPLKSEWEVGDLAVVAWVQSDVSKEVVQANIDFPTFIVESKIKDIQFTSANSLKKLPYFIFNRNDTTIHVQLQFKEVRMSAGWDSWFETASGDDWHNPIAIAAGDTLYFDAVIQSAEFGSFSASIFAENIDDPGFYGEGYGYGFKRELSVVVPENSDLLFVDDDGGAGYEINFLNVFDKMNIRYVALSEQNTLNLSQQFDLNNYRLIIWNISWGFPAFSEEDIALLSQYLDGGGGLAIFGQDIGWDIFDPQGNSHFQNAMDFIHNYFDAKYVSDNSNGIRFSGVAGDPIGDGLSFDLARPYGFSNFFPEELESYSGKSTPVFKYDNGKIGALRYDGGIFKTVYFGVGLEQIADEAARDSVLARILKWTAGITDIPDDKAHHVETFSLLSNFPNPFNSSTRIMVQLKQASHVEMYLYNLRGRQIRSWKGDLPAGKNYFVWNGRDLRGNPVASGVYFLSLKTESQRLLRKMILVR, from the coding sequence ATGAAACTCTTTTATTTTTGCATCATGTTCTGTTTGGTAATCTTGCAATTGCTTTCGGCGCAAACGCAACGCATTGTCCTTCTGGAAGAAGCCACCAACGCCAGTTGCGCTCCATGCGCCACTTATAATCCCATTCTACAAAAATTTTACGCATCGCATTTTGGCGGCGTTGTTTCGGTGCGCTATCACGCCTGGTGGCCCGGGAGCAATGACCCCATGTACGTTTCCGCCGCAACAGATTGCAGAACGCGCATTAATTACTACGGCATTAACGCAGTTCCTACGTATGTGCTGGATGGCACGCCACACGGCGTCCCATCCGATTATGAGGCCATGGTAGCTCGCATGGAAGAACGATTGAAAATTCCCGCGCCCTTAAAAATAAACATTCGCACCAATATTTCAGAAGATTCGCTCACAGCGAAAATCAAACTAATCATTTTAGAGGATGTTTCTGCAACCGATCTCTATTTACGTGTGGCGGTTACACAGCGCATGGTCAGTTATCCGTCGCCTCCCGGTTCCAACGGTGAAAAAGATTTTCCGGAAGTGTTAAGAAAGATGCTGCCCAATGCCACCGGTATTTCGCTTGCCCCTTTGAGTATGGGCGACACGTTAAATTTTGAAGTAGCCACACCATTAAAAAGCGAGTGGGAAGTAGGCGATCTGGCGGTGGTAGCCTGGGTGCAGTCCGATGTTAGTAAAGAGGTTGTTCAGGCTAATATCGACTTTCCAACATTTATCGTGGAATCAAAAATCAAAGACATCCAATTTACATCCGCCAATTCGCTAAAAAAACTGCCTTACTTCATTTTTAACCGTAACGATACTACGATTCATGTACAGTTACAATTTAAAGAGGTTCGTATGTCGGCCGGCTGGGACAGCTGGTTCGAAACGGCCAGCGGCGACGACTGGCATAATCCCATTGCCATTGCCGCCGGTGACACGCTTTATTTCGACGCGGTGATTCAGAGCGCTGAATTTGGCTCTTTCAGCGCCAGCATTTTTGCGGAAAACATCGATGATCCGGGCTTTTATGGCGAAGGATATGGATATGGATTTAAAAGGGAGCTTTCGGTCGTCGTTCCGGAAAACTCTGATTTACTTTTTGTAGATGACGATGGCGGGGCAGGCTACGAGATCAATTTTCTAAATGTCTTTGATAAAATGAACATCAGGTACGTGGCACTGAGCGAGCAAAACACATTGAATTTAAGCCAACAATTTGATCTGAATAATTACCGGCTGATTATCTGGAATATTTCCTGGGGCTTTCCGGCGTTTTCAGAGGAGGATATTGCTCTTTTGAGCCAGTATCTTGATGGCGGCGGCGGCCTGGCTATTTTTGGTCAGGACATAGGCTGGGATATCTTCGATCCCCAGGGAAACAGTCATTTTCAAAATGCGATGGATTTTATTCACAACTACTTCGACGCAAAATACGTGAGCGATAATTCAAATGGCATTCGGTTCAGCGGCGTGGCCGGCGATCCGATCGGCGACGGGTTGTCTTTTGATCTGGCCCGGCCGTATGGCTTTTCAAACTTCTTTCCTGAAGAGTTAGAAAGCTATTCCGGAAAATCCACGCCGGTTTTCAAATACGACAACGGCAAGATCGGCGCGCTGCGTTACGATGGCGGAATCTTTAAAACGGTTTATTTTGGGGTGGGCCTGGAACAAATTGCCGATGAAGCGGCCAGAGATTCGGTTCTGGCCAGGATTTTAAAATGGACGGCCGGAATTACGGATATTCCAGACGATAAAGCGCATCATGTAGAAACTTTTAGTTTGCTGAGCAATTTCCCCAATCCTTTTAACAGTTCAACCAGGATTATGGTGCAGCTCAAACAGGCTTCGCATGTGGAAATGTACCTTTACAACCTTCGCGGTCGGCAAATTCGCTCATGGAAAGGGGATTTACCTGCTGGAAAAAATTATTTTGTCTGGAACGGAAGAGACCTGCGTGGAAATCCCGTGGCCAGCGGCGTTTATTTTCTGTCGCTAAAAACAGAATCGCAGCGTTTGCTGCGCAAAATGATTTTAGTGCGGTAG